A region from the Phycisphaerales bacterium genome encodes:
- the phoU gene encoding phosphate signaling complex protein PhoU, translated as MNDGSEHGMDATRFDAGEGPNIGAGGLGGAEGETTFEASLRQLKRRLIREATMATGMLEAALRALWPLDADAARAVRRDDDAIDMEEVAIETACYELLALHHPFARDFRVVTFILKVNSDIERMADHATSIAKVVIRISKLHPNTAPPKWPTALVELAQRVPAACHELLRSVLNEDVDGARQIVLGDEVIDDLERQLFEEVVQLTRAERPSDEGLSVAMLLYRIGRELERIGDLMKNIAEDVIYLSTGTIVRHEKRRLKQS; from the coding sequence ATGAATGACGGATCGGAGCACGGTATGGACGCGACACGATTCGATGCAGGCGAGGGCCCCAATATCGGCGCGGGAGGGCTGGGGGGAGCCGAGGGGGAGACCACCTTCGAGGCGAGTCTCCGGCAGTTGAAACGGCGTCTGATCCGAGAGGCCACCATGGCGACGGGGATGCTCGAGGCCGCCCTTCGAGCCTTGTGGCCCCTCGACGCCGACGCCGCCCGAGCCGTCCGTCGCGACGACGACGCGATCGACATGGAAGAGGTCGCGATCGAGACGGCCTGCTATGAACTGCTCGCGCTCCACCATCCCTTCGCACGCGACTTTCGTGTGGTGACATTTATCCTCAAGGTGAACTCGGACATCGAGCGCATGGCCGACCACGCGACGTCTATCGCCAAGGTTGTGATCCGCATCTCGAAACTCCACCCCAACACCGCTCCCCCGAAGTGGCCGACGGCCCTTGTGGAACTCGCGCAGCGCGTCCCGGCGGCGTGCCATGAGTTGCTCCGCAGTGTTCTCAACGAGGATGTCGACGGCGCCCGTCAGATTGTCCTGGGCGATGAGGTGATCGACGACCTGGAACGCCAACTCTTCGAGGAGGTCGTGCAACTCACGCGTGCCGAGCGCCCGTCTGACGAGGGGCTCTCGGTCGCCATGCTCTTGTACCGAATCGGCCGCGAACTCGAACGTATCGGCGATCTTATGAAGAACATTGCCGAGGACGTGATCTATCTCTCCACGGGGACGATCGTGCGTCACGAGAAGCGCCGTTTGAAGCAGTCTTGA
- a CDS encoding GNAT family N-acetyltransferase, translating to MTSVRSSRDSGATTDASTPRFYEALGLDGDITPLGAMMHHAFGGPVEGSIEWIKTAPAENRVVRTGEPVRGPIAACLRRMKMGLWVGGKSVPLMGIAGVAVSPEARGFGHAPWMMGEAIKEMWTEGVALSGLYASTQPLYRKVGYEHAGRLTVVSAPIASIVPDIPTSLGVVRPIVDADAQSVRACYASMASRLDGMLDRGEYVWDRVKNFRGEPHTGFAMLDDAGEIVAYAYVAMRRRASGGVDVSVSDAAFIDADAGRRVLTFLAGYGTMGHNVRMVYAPGHPLASLMRLSPTLMGRGPVEIDEAHFVRVVRVREAIESRGYPLGISAEVHLRVRDELLPGNAGVWRVVIEKGVAKADRLGDVGSAAPESVIDLDIRGLASVVTGFRPAKELPLVGLGDGARESLRLASAVFSGGRGMIVDAY from the coding sequence ATGACGAGCGTCAGAAGCAGCCGAGATTCCGGAGCGACGACCGACGCCAGCACGCCGCGCTTCTATGAGGCGCTCGGCCTCGATGGGGACATCACGCCCCTCGGCGCGATGATGCACCACGCGTTTGGCGGGCCGGTTGAAGGATCCATTGAGTGGATCAAGACCGCGCCGGCCGAGAATCGAGTCGTGCGGACAGGTGAGCCCGTGCGTGGTCCGATCGCCGCGTGCCTTCGGCGGATGAAGATGGGCCTGTGGGTGGGCGGCAAGTCCGTGCCGCTGATGGGCATCGCGGGCGTGGCGGTCTCTCCCGAGGCGCGTGGCTTTGGGCACGCGCCGTGGATGATGGGCGAGGCGATCAAAGAGATGTGGACCGAGGGCGTGGCGCTCTCGGGGCTGTACGCCTCGACGCAGCCGCTGTATCGCAAGGTTGGCTATGAGCACGCGGGTCGATTGACGGTGGTGTCCGCGCCGATCGCGTCGATCGTGCCCGATATCCCGACGTCGCTGGGCGTGGTGCGTCCGATCGTCGACGCCGACGCGCAGAGCGTGCGAGCCTGTTATGCGTCGATGGCGAGCCGTCTCGACGGGATGCTCGATCGCGGCGAGTACGTGTGGGATCGCGTGAAGAACTTCCGGGGTGAGCCGCACACGGGCTTCGCAATGCTCGACGATGCGGGCGAGATCGTGGCGTACGCGTACGTCGCGATGCGTCGGCGGGCGAGCGGCGGCGTGGACGTGTCCGTCTCCGATGCCGCGTTCATCGATGCCGATGCGGGCCGGCGTGTGCTGACGTTCCTCGCGGGGTATGGCACGATGGGGCACAACGTGCGGATGGTCTACGCGCCCGGGCATCCCCTGGCGTCGCTCATGCGGCTCTCGCCCACGCTCATGGGGCGTGGCCCGGTCGAGATCGACGAGGCCCACTTCGTCCGTGTGGTCCGCGTCCGCGAAGCGATCGAGTCGCGGGGGTATCCGCTAGGGATTTCGGCCGAGGTTCACCTCCGCGTCCGTGACGAACTCCTCCCCGGGAACGCCGGTGTCTGGCGGGTGGTGATCGAGAAGGGCGTGGCGAAGGCGGATCGCTTGGGGGATGTCGGTTCGGCGGCTCCCGAGTCGGTCATCGATCTGGACATCCGCGGGCTGGCCTCGGTCGTGACCGGGTTCCGTCCGGCGAAGGAACTCCCCCTGGTCGGCCTGGGCGACGGTGCACGCGAGTCCCTCCGCCTGGCGTCGGCGGTCTTTTCCGGTGGTCGGGGGATGATCGTGGACGCGTACTGA
- a CDS encoding superoxide dismutase [Mn] (SodA; manganese binding; only present under aerobic conditions; destroys free radicals) yields the protein MPLTLPNLPYAFDALEPFIDAQTMQIHHGKHHAAYVNNANKALEGTPFASWTVEQLVTKLGEIPEEKRTAVRNNAGGHLNHSMFWESMGASGKGGGGDPSGPLADAIKKSFGEISHFKDEFAKAAAGRFGSGWAWLCKLPDGSVGICSTANQDSPLMGKAIAGCGGTPLLGLDVWEHAYYLKYQNRRPDYVTAWWNVVNWAKVQERFAKA from the coding sequence ATGCCGCTCACACTCCCCAACCTGCCGTATGCCTTCGACGCCCTGGAGCCATTCATCGATGCCCAGACGATGCAGATCCACCACGGGAAGCATCACGCGGCCTACGTGAACAACGCCAACAAGGCCCTCGAAGGAACTCCCTTCGCCTCCTGGACGGTGGAGCAACTCGTCACGAAACTGGGCGAGATCCCCGAGGAGAAGCGCACGGCCGTCCGCAACAACGCCGGCGGGCACCTGAACCACTCCATGTTCTGGGAATCCATGGGGGCCTCGGGCAAGGGCGGTGGAGGCGATCCCTCCGGTCCGCTCGCCGACGCGATCAAGAAATCGTTCGGCGAGATCTCGCACTTCAAGGACGAGTTTGCCAAGGCCGCCGCGGGCCGATTCGGCTCGGGGTGGGCATGGCTGTGCAAACTGCCCGATGGGAGCGTGGGCATCTGCTCGACCGCGAATCAGGACTCGCCGCTCATGGGCAAGGCCATCGCCGGGTGCGGCGGAACGCCCCTCCTGGGGCTGGATGTCTGGGAGCACGCGTATTACCTGAAGTATCAGAATCGCCGGCCCGACTACGTGACGGCGTGGTGGAACGTCGTGAACTGGGCGAAGGTGCAAGAGCGTTTCGCGAAGGCGTGA
- a CDS encoding class I SAM-dependent methyltransferase, with amino-acid sequence MSLYQYPEVYAALRAPDDDLLPKVQRAIARLMPVDRHGERASQARRGGRIRSVMDPACGPGNWLEPFVDEWYVAGNDLEPAMIEAADRVLGSAPRELVVGDMRDLRFETGPFDLALEIAGTASIWTDPRDLRDHFRSVATHLVPGGLFLLTLIFETETTRRRDEITMPMVTHEAGPVATRPEHRAMTDRSSRTRGGMSGEAWVRYEIVGFNEEIRAERIRRTVRTRGVPDCPETIQEEYEMRFWTPQEVQNLVDSCPELDLVDGDALGDAETDPLGERVLALRRI; translated from the coding sequence GTGAGTCTTTACCAGTATCCGGAGGTCTACGCGGCGCTTCGCGCGCCCGACGATGACCTGCTCCCCAAGGTGCAACGCGCCATCGCTCGCCTCATGCCGGTCGATCGTCATGGCGAAAGGGCAAGTCAGGCTCGACGCGGTGGACGCATCCGATCGGTGATGGACCCGGCGTGCGGCCCGGGCAACTGGCTCGAGCCGTTCGTGGATGAGTGGTACGTCGCGGGAAACGATCTCGAGCCGGCGATGATCGAGGCTGCGGATCGGGTGCTGGGGTCTGCACCACGTGAACTCGTCGTGGGCGACATGCGCGACCTCCGCTTTGAGACCGGGCCCTTTGATCTGGCGCTCGAGATCGCGGGGACGGCGTCCATTTGGACGGACCCCAGGGACCTTCGCGATCACTTCCGCTCCGTGGCGACTCATCTTGTGCCCGGCGGGCTGTTCCTACTGACGCTCATATTCGAGACCGAGACGACGCGCCGGCGTGACGAGATCACGATGCCGATGGTGACCCACGAGGCGGGGCCTGTCGCCACGCGACCGGAGCATCGGGCCATGACGGATCGGTCGAGCCGTACACGTGGTGGGATGTCAGGCGAGGCGTGGGTCCGCTACGAGATCGTGGGGTTCAACGAGGAGATTCGGGCCGAACGGATTCGGCGGACCGTGCGCACTCGGGGCGTCCCGGATTGCCCGGAAACGATCCAGGAGGAGTATGAGATGCGATTCTGGACTCCCCAGGAGGTGCAGAATCTGGTAGACTCGTGTCCGGAGTTGGACTTGGTCGATGGCGACGCGTTGGGCGATGCCGAGACCGATCCACTCGGTGAACGAGTGCTGGCGCTGCGACGAATCTGA
- a CDS encoding sigma-70 family RNA polymerase sigma factor, whose protein sequence is MQTTNTKRTISPLEQVRRRHRAGVAGSALTEAANPGQAQVRRRLSVDEERLLNHIMSREQDFIPSPAFEEKDANNKIYDEAPPVPKPDTTWYHPVMDDLSGTRNRTVKSAQQVILTGAQEKILFHQFNYARYRINEIQKLVWASPDRKPNPEQASDILHWYRISERIREQIAETNLALVLAMAKRTRMSEVDFADLVSEGNMALLRAVDKFDAGRGYKFSTYACRAILKAFSRQGMKLSKYRQRFPTDFDPKLEKSNFLETKRSGFEKDAADEVKRIVLENSADLSDVERTVIEHRFGLEAGEIDKPMTLEQVGQIIGVTKERVRQIQNKAMEKIRLQLEANFLGNKEAEEAVRLAAEAAQVGTPQAATGIDPAMITIKSTKRESIAFN, encoded by the coding sequence ATGCAGACGACGAACACGAAACGAACCATCAGCCCTCTTGAGCAGGTCCGCCGGCGCCATCGCGCGGGCGTGGCGGGCTCGGCGCTGACGGAGGCTGCGAATCCCGGGCAGGCGCAGGTGCGCCGGCGCCTGAGTGTGGATGAGGAGCGTCTCCTCAACCACATCATGTCGCGCGAGCAGGATTTCATCCCCAGCCCGGCCTTCGAAGAGAAGGACGCGAACAACAAGATCTATGACGAGGCGCCCCCGGTTCCCAAGCCGGACACGACGTGGTATCACCCTGTGATGGACGACCTCTCGGGGACGCGCAACCGGACCGTCAAGAGCGCCCAGCAGGTCATCCTGACGGGTGCTCAGGAGAAGATCCTTTTCCACCAGTTCAACTACGCGCGATACCGCATCAACGAGATCCAGAAACTGGTGTGGGCGAGCCCGGACCGCAAGCCCAACCCCGAGCAGGCGAGTGACATCCTGCACTGGTACCGCATCTCCGAGCGCATCCGCGAGCAGATCGCCGAGACCAACCTCGCGCTCGTGCTGGCGATGGCGAAGCGCACCCGCATGAGCGAGGTGGACTTTGCCGACCTGGTGAGCGAGGGGAACATGGCCCTGCTCCGCGCCGTCGACAAGTTCGACGCCGGCCGCGGGTACAAGTTCAGCACCTACGCCTGCCGCGCCATCCTCAAGGCGTTCAGCCGCCAGGGGATGAAGTTGAGCAAGTACCGTCAGCGCTTCCCCACGGACTTTGACCCGAAACTCGAGAAGTCGAACTTCCTCGAGACCAAGCGGTCGGGGTTCGAGAAGGACGCGGCGGACGAGGTCAAGCGGATCGTGCTGGAGAACAGCGCCGATCTCTCCGACGTCGAGCGCACGGTCATCGAGCACCGATTCGGGCTTGAGGCCGGCGAGATCGACAAGCCGATGACGCTCGAGCAGGTCGGGCAGATCATCGGCGTGACGAAGGAGCGCGTGCGTCAGATCCAGAACAAGGCGATGGAGAAGATCCGCCTGCAACTGGAGGCGAACTTCCTGGGGAACAAGGAGGCGGAGGAGGCCGTGCGTCTCGCCGCGGAGGCTGCCCAGGTCGGTACGCCGCAGGCCGCAACGGGAATCGACCCCGCGATGATCACGATCAAGTCGACCAAGCGTGAGTCGATCGCCTTCAACTGA
- a CDS encoding DEAD/DEAH box helicase, translating into MHEPVDILGSDASIAALCDAVASGRRVVATGAVGSMPSLLAGAMRRRLDRPIVLMVAHLDDADEALDELESAGIAAVRLPALETLPGEGGDDAGAIEQLTERILVVRETIAAERPLVHVCSIQSCMQLVPMVERLEAMIRTLRKGEDHKREALIEWLAAAGYSRVEAVEEPGDFALRGGLLDIFPPGGASVGDASISSGAPVRLDFFGDTLERITEIDLDTQGSDREVGGVTLVVADPMKARPDDSGVSYLSLVPKNAIVVLVETMEVVEQGRGYFERVTSGHGIVGPPSVLKLLETRFHAMVELNQFSAGGVSADHRMQLPVSPCPAFSQDVKEAMRKLVSLAGEHRSTVGATHGRRVVVCCQNAGERSRLAELLEESKEGIDPALATRVSSIERYLHRGVVWDASSEGEVGHVFVPYHEVLNRFTVRRRTGRLRAARAMDTFLDLQVGDHVVHVDHGIAKFTGLTLLTPREMPGKKAGSVDQEEFLTLEFAGRSKLHVPASQIEKVQKYVGGFSGSPPLSTLGGVKWKHQKERAAESVRDLAAELLRVRAAREHMPGQAFPGDTNWQREFEAEFPYTETDDQLAALAEIKRDMQAARPMDRLICGDVGFGKTELAIRAAFKACEFGKQVAVLVPTTVLAEQHERTFRSRFAGYPFRIESLSRFKTNKEANDILAALRKGHVDVIIGTHRLLSGDVRFSDLGLVVVDEEQRFGVEHKEALLKLRLTVDVITLSATPIPARCTCPCWASGTSRA; encoded by the coding sequence ATGCACGAGCCGGTGGACATTCTGGGTTCCGACGCTTCCATCGCGGCACTCTGCGACGCGGTGGCGTCGGGGCGTCGCGTCGTGGCGACCGGGGCTGTCGGCTCGATGCCCTCGTTGCTCGCGGGAGCGATGCGGCGCCGTCTGGATCGTCCGATCGTGCTGATGGTGGCGCACCTCGATGACGCCGACGAGGCCCTGGACGAACTCGAGTCCGCGGGCATCGCCGCGGTACGACTTCCGGCCCTCGAGACCCTCCCGGGCGAGGGAGGCGACGACGCCGGCGCGATCGAGCAACTCACCGAGCGGATCTTAGTTGTCCGCGAGACGATCGCCGCCGAACGTCCCCTGGTGCACGTCTGCTCGATCCAGTCGTGCATGCAACTCGTGCCGATGGTCGAGCGTCTGGAGGCGATGATCCGCACGCTTCGCAAGGGCGAGGATCACAAGCGTGAGGCGCTCATCGAGTGGTTGGCGGCGGCGGGATACTCACGCGTCGAGGCCGTTGAGGAGCCGGGCGATTTCGCGTTGCGTGGCGGCCTGCTCGACATATTCCCGCCCGGTGGCGCGAGCGTCGGCGATGCCTCGATCTCGTCCGGAGCGCCCGTGCGGCTCGATTTTTTCGGCGACACGCTCGAGCGGATCACCGAGATTGATCTCGACACGCAGGGGAGCGACCGAGAAGTGGGGGGCGTCACGCTGGTCGTGGCCGACCCGATGAAGGCCAGGCCCGACGACTCGGGCGTGTCGTATCTGTCACTCGTGCCCAAGAACGCGATCGTGGTGCTCGTCGAGACGATGGAGGTCGTCGAGCAGGGACGCGGCTACTTCGAACGTGTGACGAGCGGGCATGGAATCGTCGGCCCGCCGAGCGTGCTGAAACTCCTCGAGACACGCTTCCACGCGATGGTCGAGTTGAACCAGTTCTCGGCCGGCGGCGTGAGCGCGGACCATCGGATGCAACTCCCGGTGTCGCCTTGCCCCGCGTTCTCGCAGGACGTGAAGGAGGCGATGCGAAAACTGGTGTCGCTCGCGGGTGAGCACCGCAGTACTGTCGGCGCGACGCATGGACGGCGTGTGGTCGTCTGCTGCCAGAACGCGGGCGAGCGATCGAGGCTGGCCGAACTCCTCGAGGAATCCAAGGAGGGCATCGACCCCGCGCTCGCGACACGAGTCTCGTCGATCGAGCGATACCTCCACCGGGGCGTGGTGTGGGACGCGTCGTCCGAGGGCGAAGTCGGGCATGTGTTCGTGCCGTATCACGAGGTGCTCAATCGTTTCACGGTTCGAAGACGCACGGGCCGCCTGCGGGCCGCGCGAGCGATGGACACGTTCCTCGACCTCCAGGTCGGCGATCACGTCGTCCACGTCGATCATGGCATCGCGAAGTTCACGGGGCTGACGCTGCTCACGCCGCGCGAGATGCCCGGGAAGAAGGCGGGGAGCGTGGACCAGGAGGAGTTCCTGACGCTCGAGTTCGCCGGGCGGAGCAAACTGCACGTCCCGGCGTCGCAGATCGAGAAGGTGCAGAAGTACGTCGGCGGGTTCAGCGGCTCGCCGCCGCTCTCGACGCTGGGGGGCGTGAAGTGGAAGCACCAGAAGGAACGCGCCGCCGAGAGCGTGCGGGATCTGGCGGCGGAACTGCTGCGCGTGCGTGCGGCCCGAGAGCACATGCCTGGGCAAGCCTTCCCGGGAGACACCAACTGGCAGCGGGAGTTCGAGGCCGAGTTCCCCTATACCGAGACCGACGACCAACTCGCGGCTCTCGCCGAGATCAAGCGCGACATGCAGGCGGCCCGTCCCATGGATCGGCTCATCTGCGGGGACGTCGGCTTCGGGAAGACCGAACTGGCGATCCGTGCGGCGTTCAAGGCGTGCGAGTTCGGGAAGCAGGTCGCGGTGCTTGTGCCGACGACCGTGCTCGCCGAGCAGCATGAGCGGACGTTTCGATCGAGGTTCGCGGGGTACCCGTTCCGGATCGAGAGCCTCTCGCGGTTCAAGACGAACAAGGAGGCCAACGACATCCTCGCGGCCCTTCGCAAGGGGCACGTGGACGTCATCATCGGCACGCACCGCCTGCTCTCGGGCGATGTTCGCTTCAGCGATCTCGGGCTTGTCGTCGTGGACGAGGAGCAGCGATTCGGCGTTGAGCACAAGGAAGCGCTCCTCAAACTCCGTCTCACGGTCGACGTCATCACGCTCTCGGCGACACCCATCCCCGCACGTTGCACATGTCCATGCTGGGCATCCGGGACATCTCGAGCCTGA
- a CDS encoding alpha/beta hydrolase codes for MTRKQLGLTAFLLAPVVLFVGLMWVIALSKPLMDAPPVGAGAGGTGGANAIGELLAGHRANAGAVAMPFDREVEAETQATAPAQPPTTGAAGDSVRPEMLATGFVLIVRDASGKASPSSPIYLAGNVNNWNPADPAYRLEAQSDMRWRLIMDKPAVDKMEFKFTRGSWELEELKADMSVPGNRTLDPILTSTIKPGERPTIELTVHHWSDEKPEFAAKKAIDPYRSITPGGGSLRRLQVQGGVGDAERGTRDVLIWLPPGYNDAANRDRHYPVLYMHDGQNLFEKLPSIPDEWHADETAAKLVSEHAIEPLIIVGVPHSGATRIGEYSPFEAVPGVVPMGEEHVAWLGREVVPRVERAFRVDSSRAGVGGSSMGALISLYAATSRPETFRWVLAESLPISAFAPQSWSSYVGSVRRWPDKVYLGGGGKEFGAAPEQSQKNQDFADAIRAFADSIGKTSPNTKVQVLIAPEATHNERAWADRFGEAITFLVPAEGKTSR; via the coding sequence ATGACCCGGAAGCAGTTGGGTCTTACAGCGTTCTTGCTCGCTCCGGTCGTGCTCTTCGTGGGGCTGATGTGGGTGATCGCGCTCTCCAAGCCGTTGATGGATGCCCCGCCTGTCGGCGCAGGGGCGGGCGGGACGGGGGGCGCGAACGCCATCGGCGAACTCCTCGCGGGTCATCGAGCGAACGCCGGCGCGGTCGCGATGCCCTTTGATCGCGAGGTCGAGGCCGAAACGCAGGCGACGGCTCCAGCGCAACCTCCGACAACCGGCGCGGCAGGCGACTCCGTCCGTCCCGAGATGCTCGCGACCGGCTTCGTGCTCATCGTGCGCGACGCGTCGGGGAAGGCCTCGCCCAGTTCCCCGATCTATCTCGCGGGAAACGTCAACAACTGGAACCCCGCGGACCCGGCGTATCGCCTCGAGGCGCAGTCGGACATGCGCTGGCGGCTCATCATGGACAAGCCGGCGGTCGACAAGATGGAGTTCAAGTTCACGCGCGGCTCGTGGGAACTCGAGGAGTTGAAGGCCGACATGAGCGTTCCGGGCAATCGAACGCTCGATCCGATTCTCACCTCGACGATCAAGCCCGGCGAGCGCCCGACGATCGAACTCACCGTGCACCACTGGTCGGACGAGAAGCCCGAGTTCGCCGCGAAGAAGGCGATCGATCCCTATCGATCGATCACACCCGGAGGCGGCTCGCTCAGGCGGCTTCAAGTCCAGGGCGGCGTGGGCGATGCCGAGCGGGGCACGCGTGACGTGCTCATCTGGCTCCCGCCGGGATACAACGACGCGGCCAATCGCGACCGGCATTACCCCGTGCTCTACATGCACGACGGACAGAACCTCTTCGAGAAACTCCCTTCGATCCCCGATGAGTGGCACGCGGACGAGACCGCCGCGAAACTGGTGAGCGAACACGCCATCGAGCCGCTGATCATCGTCGGCGTGCCCCACTCGGGCGCAACGCGGATTGGCGAGTACTCGCCCTTCGAAGCGGTCCCGGGCGTGGTGCCGATGGGTGAGGAACACGTGGCGTGGCTCGGCCGCGAGGTGGTCCCGCGGGTCGAGCGAGCGTTCCGTGTGGATTCGTCGCGCGCGGGCGTGGGCGGCTCGTCGATGGGCGCGCTCATCTCGCTCTATGCGGCAACATCACGCCCCGAGACCTTCCGCTGGGTGCTTGCCGAGAGCCTGCCGATCTCCGCGTTCGCACCGCAGTCGTGGTCGTCGTATGTCGGCTCGGTCCGACGCTGGCCGGACAAGGTCTATCTCGGTGGAGGTGGCAAAGAGTTCGGCGCCGCGCCCGAGCAGTCCCAGAAGAATCAGGATTTCGCTGACGCGATCCGGGCCTTTGCCGACTCGATCGGGAAGACGAGCCCGAACACGAAGGTCCAAGTCCTCATCGCCCCCGAGGCGACCCACAATGAGCGTGCCTGGGCGGATCGGTTCGGCGAGGCGATCACCTTCCTGGTTCCCGCGGAAGGCAAGACCTCTCGCTGA
- the sixA gene encoding phosphohistidine phosphatase SixA yields MDLYIVRHGHAERAGTSDERRTLSNEGHAQAAHLAGMFAEFVPPLMARPTVVLSSGADRARLTAEIIADAVGVEPKIEEALGLTGSVRAVAELLGALADEHDSIMIVGHNPTLSDLVEHLTGRESPCLRTGELALLSNIQAGIHGEATLMELVRLEGSVGE; encoded by the coding sequence ATGGATCTGTACATCGTCAGGCACGGGCACGCCGAGCGTGCTGGAACGAGCGACGAGCGTCGCACCTTGTCGAACGAGGGGCACGCCCAGGCCGCTCATCTTGCGGGGATGTTTGCGGAGTTCGTGCCGCCGCTGATGGCGAGGCCGACTGTGGTGCTGTCGAGCGGCGCGGATCGGGCGCGCTTGACGGCGGAGATCATCGCCGACGCGGTCGGGGTTGAGCCGAAGATCGAGGAGGCTCTGGGACTTACGGGAAGCGTCAGGGCGGTCGCGGAACTGCTGGGTGCTTTGGCCGATGAGCATGATTCGATCATGATCGTCGGGCACAATCCGACGCTCAGTGACCTCGTAGAGCACCTGACAGGTCGGGAGTCGCCCTGTTTGCGCACGGGGGAACTGGCGTTACTGTCGAACATCCAGGCTGGGATCCATGGGGAGGCGACGTTGATGGAACTGGTGCGCCTTGAGGGTTCCGTCGGCGAGTGA